The DNA window CCCGACCGGTGATCTTGACGTCCTTGGTGGCTTCGATCTCCACGCTGCCGTCGCTGTGCACGACGATCTTGGTGTTCTGCCGGTCGAGTTCGACCGTGAGCTTCCCGTCGCCGGTGCGCAGCTTCATTCCCTCTGGCGCCTTCTTCGTGCCCAGCAGTTCGATCCGGTCACCGCCACGGGAGGAGAACGAACGCCGGTTCACCTTGCCGAGCCCGTCCACCAGTGGCACGTCGTGCTCGGTGGGCTTGTCCTTCCCGTTGTACAGCCCGCCGATCACATACGGGCGGTCCAGCAGGCCCTGCTCGAACCCGACCAGCACCTCGTCGTTGACGTCCGGGCTGACCACGCCGCCACCGCCGACCCCGCCGGACTGCACGGTGCGCACCCAGTCGGTGACGTAGTCCTTGTCCAGCCAGGGAAAGCGCAGTTTCACCTGGCCCTCGACGGCGTCACGATCAAGGGGCCGCACCTTCCGCACCTCGGTGACTTCGCCGATCGCGAGGCCGGGCATCCGCGGCCGGTCCACCGGGGCGGCACCCGTCAGCCCGGCGAGCGTGCGGTCCTCCCCGCCGCTCACCACCACCGTGGTGGTGTAGCCGACGAAGGGCTCGATCCGGTGCCGGGTGGCGTTGACCGTGTACTTGCCGGTGAACTGGGGGCCGACGTCCAGCGCGATCGCGGTGCCCGCGCGCAGGTGCGGATTCCCGTTGCAGACCGCTTCCAGCTCACCGTAGCCCGCGGACACCGCCGCCGCCTGCGCCTTGGCCGCGTGCTTCACTTCGGACTGCGTCCGGTAGACGCCATCGGTGACCAGCAGTTCGGTCTTCGAGAACTGCGCATCGACCTCGGTGACCGCCAACCCCGGCTGAGCCGTCTTGCTGACCGCGACCGATTCCGTGCGCTCACGGGGAAGCTTCTTCGCCGGGTCCCAGCCCCGCACGGTCACCTTCCCCACCTGGTCGGCGGTGGACAGCACCGCCCGCAGCGACCGGATGCTCTCGCCGTACCGCAGTACCAGCGGTTCCTGGGGGTTAGTGGTCTTCGGCGATGGCGCACCGCTGGCCGGTTTCGGGGTGCTGAAGCACAACCGGCCCTGGTCGTCGATCCGCAGCCAGGCACCGTGTTCGGCCGCCAGCCAGCGCAGGAACTCCCAGTCCGTGACGTTGGCCTGGCTGATCTGGTCGTACGGAGTGCCGGGGGCTCGCACGGTGCCGACGGCCACCCCGGCGCGCTTGGCGATCTCCCGCACGATGCGCTCCGCGTTCCGGTTGCGGAAGGCGTGCACCCTGCGGTGCCGCATCAGCTTGTGCGCCGGATCGGTCGCGCGGACCACGCTGTACGTGCCGGTCGCGTCGCGCTCGGCCTCCAGCGCGGTCACCTCGCCGGAGAACAGCCGCAGCTGACCGCGGTCGGCCGTGGTGATCATCGACACCTGCACGGTGGTACCGATGGTGATCCCGGTTTCCTTGAACAGCTCGTGCTCGGGATCGCGGAACGCCAGCACGGCCGTGGCAGGCAGGTTCACCGATTCGTCCACAGTGCACTCGACCAGCGCCTCGATCCATGCCTCCGGCAGCTCACCCGGCGCCTTGATGACGGGCTCGGCCGTGAACGCGCGTTGGGACATCGCTCAGCTCACCTCGTCCTGCGCCGGAATGAGCAACTCGGTGCCCGGCCGCAAGCGCATCGGATCTTCCACCTCGTTGGCCTCGGCGATCAGCCGCCACGCGGTGGCGTCCCCGTACTCCTGCCACGCCAGCGCGGGCAAGGTGTCCCCGGCGACCACCTGGTGGCCGCGCCGGGCTTCCAGCGCGCCCGAGGTCGGGTTCTGGTTGGGGGTGGTGCTCCCGCCTTCGTCGATGGTCAGCGAACACCTCGCCCGAAGCGGCGTACCGTCCACATCGAACAGTGAGTAGGTGACGGAGACGCTCTGCACGACACCGGCGAAGCTGAACGTCTTCGCTTTGCCCCAGACGAGCTTCACCCAGGGGCTGGCCGGGCGTTTCTTGCGGCGGCTCTCCGGGGTGGGCACGCAGGCGCGCAGCAGCTTCGACACGTTCTGCTCCACCGAGTCGTCGTGCTTGTCGGTGCCGTCGAGGAAGATCTCGACGGACAACGTGCGCGGTGCGCTGCCGACGAACTCGGGCACCGACGTCTCCTCGGCCATCCTGGCGGGGTTGCGCCGCCATTCGGTGCGTTTGGTCAGCGTCAACTGGTTCGGGTTGAACTGGAACGGCACCCTCAGGAAGGTTTTGCCCGCGCCGCCACCCACGCGGGCCGGTGGGTCCATGATCAGCAGCCGCGCGTGGACCAGGCTCGCCCCTGCTGGCATCTCGTTCCTCCTCCTGCGTCGGTGGTGCGGTTCTCGCTTCGGCCCGGACTCATTTCTGCACGAGGCCCTCGTGCGCCAGTTCGAGCCGTTCCAGTCCGGCCTTGGACTGGGACGAGTCGAAATCCGGCCCCTGCCACCGCACCGGCAGGATTCCGTGCACATCCCAGCTGGCGATGATCGTCCGCGTGTTCGGGTGCAGCGCGACGACCTCACCGGTCCCGCGCTTGACCCGTTGCGTGAGACTGGTCAGCCATTTGAGGACCTTGGCCGTGTCCGCGGTGGTGACCGTCCTGGTCAGCGTGAGGTTGGACCACTTGACACGAGTGGGGAAGTACCGGACGAACCCGTTCTCGCCCCCCTGGGCGTACTGCTCCATCTCCATCTCGGCCGAAAGCCCGGAGCACGTGGTGAACGAGCCGAGATCGAAGGCGTCGATCTTCAGCCGGAAGGACGTCGTGCTGGCAAAGACTTTACTCATGGTCACCTCGTTCGCATCCGGTCGTCATCGGCGGCGTTCGTGCAGCCTGCCGGACCGTTCCCGGCCGAAGCGCAGTTCGGCGCGCAGCAACCTGGTCACCGCGTCGACGATCTGCCGTGCCTGCGCCTCGGGCTCCGGCTGTTTGTCCGCCGTCTCGCCCCCGCCGGACTTCTTCTCTTCATCGGGCTCTTTCTTGACAGTCGTCGTGACAGGGATGTCCACCGGGACATCCGCGGCAACGGAATTCGTACCGGCACCGCCGCCGGAGGAGGAAGGGTTACGCTGCACCGAAACCGCCGCCGCGGCGGGCGGTGTCCACCGAACCGGTACCGGCGGGGCGTCGGGGCGCGCCTTCGCCGCGGCAGCGGCGACCACCGGGGGCCGCGCGGGCACCGGCCCGGCGGGGGCGGGGCCGTCGGCGAGTATCGCCCCCTGCCGGGACGGCCAGTTCGGCGGGCTGGCCGGGAGGTTCGCGGCGCTCCCCTGCCGCGGCCCCGCAGCGCCGGGGGAAGCGGCCACGACTCGTTGCACCGGGCGCGCACCGTCCGAAGTGGACCTTCGGCTCGAGGTGGCTGGGCGTGCCACCTCGCCCGCACCGGATCGGCCACTGCCGGAGGCACCCGATCGGACCGTACCGGGGGAACCCGATCCGATCCGGCCGGAGGCCGGTGAACGACCGGCGCCGGACGGCGAACTGCCCCGGGCACCCGGCTGGGCGGCACCGGACCACGCACTTCCGGTGGTGGCGCTTTGGACGGGTTCTTCCGCGTCGGCCCCCCACTTCGCGGCCACGACCTTGGGCCGGTCGGCGGCGATCGGCCGCGGTCCGATCGCCGTGGCGGGTTCGGCGCCGCCGACCTGACCGAACTCCGGGACGAGCGGCCGCTCCGGCAGCAGTCCCCGCAGCCGGACCGCCGCGACCGCCGCGCGCGCGATCATGACCGGTCCGTCGCCAGCGCCGGTCGCGGGCGGTGCGCCGCGGTGCCCCGGTTCGACGGGAACCGGTGCGGTGACGCCGGAAGCGGCACTTGGCCGACCCGAAGAAGCGGGCGCTGCCGAGGTGGCGTCAGCGTGCTCGTCCCGCTGTCCGGCTACCACCGGCAAGGCGCCGGAGCCCGCCGCGGCGGGTGCGTCCGTGGCACGATCGGTGCGGTCCGAACCGGATTTCGCGGCCAGGCGCTGGATCGACGTGGACTCCGGCAGCAGCGGGCGATCCCCGGTCGCGGGCTGCTCCTGCGGCGCGCGCCGAGTTCCGGCACGCGGTTCACGGTGCGGAGTACCGGCACTGGGCGGGAGCGCGCTCATCGGCTCGCCCAACGCGGGCCGACGGCGTCCCTCCACAGTGGACTGATCGGAAGCGCGTTGCACGGAGGTGGTTTCCGGCGCGGTGGACTCGCGCGCGGGTGGCGGCGGCGCGGACACCGGATCGGTCGGGGTATCGCGGTCACCGGAGACCACCGGCAACGACGCGCGCTCCGGCGCCGGGGGTGGCGTGGCGGCTTGGAGACCCGCGGCCGCCGGGTTCCCGTCGATGAGGCGCTGGATGGCCTCGGCATCGGGCAGCAGCGGACGGCTCGGTGCGGCGGGCTCGTGCGGCGACCGGTCGCCGGTGACGAACCTCGCCGTGCTCGGCAACGCGGGCAGCGGTGCCCCGATCCCCGGTGCCGAGCGGGAAGACCGCGTACCGCCGGACGCGGCCGCGCTGTCCGATGTGGACCGCTGGATCACCGGGTTTTCCCTCGCCTCGGGCGAGGACTGCCTCGGAGAGCCGGAAGCGGTGGCACTGCGCTGAATCGAGGCGTGCTCCGCTGGTGCTGAAGAAGCTGACGTGCCGCTCTCGCGCGCGGGAGCGGGATCGGCGGGCGCCGCGGTCCCGGCGGAAGGATCCGCCGCGGGCCCGGTCGCCACCGGCAGCTCCGGGGCAGGACCGGGGCCGACAGGCGCCGTCGGCTCCGAAAGGACCGACGGGGCACCGTGTTCGGCGGTCGTCCATGTGCCCAGCGGCGGCCGGTCGGCCACGACCGGCGCCCGCGCGGGCCGCGGCGCGGCGAGCGGCAACCGGCGCGGTGGCGCCACCGCGCGGGCCACGGTGAGCCTCCCGCGCGGGATCGACGGCACGGCTGGACCTGCCGGACGTCCGAGAGTATCCACAAAGGACTCGGCGCTGGGCGCGGTGTCGCGACCGGCTACGACGGACGGGTTCCCGGTGCTCGCGCGCCTGCTGATCGGCACCGGTGCGGTGCCCTCCATCGCGGTTTCGGGCTGCCCGGCGGCCTCCGGTTCCGGTGGCACCCGGTGCACCAGCGGCCGCGGCAGACCGGGCCGCGGCGAGTGCGCGGCCCGGCCGGTGCTGCGGACCAGCCCGGTCGCCAGGCCGACCGGCGCCTCCGGGCTGACCGCGTGCCCCAGCTCGATGCGCTGGGACGGGTCCTGCCACGCGGCCAGCCCGTCGCGGAACCGCAGCCCGTCCGACATCGTGGACAGCCGTTGCACGGTGGTGGTCAACGGGCGCACCGCATGCCACCCGGCGTCGGCCTCCGCCACCGGCGAGGCCGGTTCCGGAGCCGTTGCCGGGGCTTCACCAGCCGCCTCGCGCCGACGGCGGCGGAACAGTCCGCGCGCCACGACCTCACCCGCCTTCGTTGATCCGGGTGTTGATCCCGGCGATCTGCTCTACCCAGCGGGCGCGTTCGAGGTGTTCCAGGTCCAGCACCTCGTCGCGGGACCAGTGGAAGTGGTAAGCCACGTACGCGACCTCCTGGTAGAGCCGGTCGGGCGCGTACGTCACGATTCCCCCAGGCGCTCACCGGCGATGTCCACCTCGAACGCCGATCCGCAGTCCGGGCAGGACACCGCTGCCCTGGTGTGCCCCTCGCTGTTGATCCGCCGGTAGAAGTCCTGCAGGAACGCGATGTCCGAGGCGAACATCCGCTCCACCAGCCCGGCGTGGATGTCGGTGACGCTGCCCAGCCTGGTGATCACCATGCTGAGCAGCACCACGCTCAGATACGCCGGGTTCTCCTTGACGCGCAGGTCGACCAGCGGCCGCAGCTCGTCGCGCGCGGTGGCCAGCCGCATCGCGCCCGACCGGTGCGTGACCCCTTCGTCGTCGACGTACCCGCGCGGCAACTCGAATTCGAACTCCGTGCGCAGGTCTTCGCGCGCCGGGGGCGCTCCCGGCGGCGCGGTCTCCTCGTGCGCCGTGACCGCGGGCGCACTCACTGCTCGACGCCTCATTGCTTGACTTCGATGTCCTCGTACGTGATGGTCGCCTTCTCGGTCGCCGCACCCGACTGACCCGCGCTGAGCGAGGCGGGTTCCCATTTGCTCACCCAGGCGTTGACGAGGTTGATCCGTCGCACGGTCTTCCCGTCCGCGGTCTTGACCTCGATGGTGACGTTCTGCCGTGCCTTCTCGATGTTTCCGTCCATCAGCACCAGTTTCACCCAGTCGTAGAAGGCCGGGCTCTCGTTCA is part of the Amycolatopsis sp. CA-230715 genome and encodes:
- a CDS encoding VgrG-related protein, which encodes MSQRAFTAEPVIKAPGELPEAWIEALVECTVDESVNLPATAVLAFRDPEHELFKETGITIGTTVQVSMITTADRGQLRLFSGEVTALEAERDATGTYSVVRATDPAHKLMRHRRVHAFRNRNAERIVREIAKRAGVAVGTVRAPGTPYDQISQANVTDWEFLRWLAAEHGAWLRIDDQGRLCFSTPKPASGAPSPKTTNPQEPLVLRYGESIRSLRAVLSTADQVGKVTVRGWDPAKKLPRERTESVAVSKTAQPGLAVTEVDAQFSKTELLVTDGVYRTQSEVKHAAKAQAAAVSAGYGELEAVCNGNPHLRAGTAIALDVGPQFTGKYTVNATRHRIEPFVGYTTTVVVSGGEDRTLAGLTGAAPVDRPRMPGLAIGEVTEVRKVRPLDRDAVEGQVKLRFPWLDKDYVTDWVRTVQSGGVGGGGVVSPDVNDEVLVGFEQGLLDRPYVIGGLYNGKDKPTEHDVPLVDGLGKVNRRSFSSRGGDRIELLGTKKAPEGMKLRTGDGKLTVELDRQNTKIVVHSDGSVEIEATKDVKITGRGVDINAGRGKLALTGSSVDITASSGEVSVGAFTDVALRGKIIRLN
- a CDS encoding phage tail protein — its product is MAQGDAASTHLFGLQLGSVEAVIAQEVSGLTIQLDVTEQPMVTEDGKFIIRKQPGKRQAGEVTITRVLNESPAFYDWVKLVLMDGNIEKARQNVTIEVKTADGKTVRRINLVNAWVSKWEPASLSAGQSGAATEKATITYEDIEVKQ
- a CDS encoding CIS tube protein: MPAGASLVHARLLIMDPPARVGGGAGKTFLRVPFQFNPNQLTLTKRTEWRRNPARMAEETSVPEFVGSAPRTLSVEIFLDGTDKHDDSVEQNVSKLLRACVPTPESRRKKRPASPWVKLVWGKAKTFSFAGVVQSVSVTYSLFDVDGTPLRARCSLTIDEGGSTTPNQNPTSGALEARRGHQVVAGDTLPALAWQEYGDATAWRLIAEANEVEDPMRLRPGTELLIPAQDEVS
- a CDS encoding phage tail protein, which encodes MSKVFASTTSFRLKIDAFDLGSFTTCSGLSAEMEMEQYAQGGENGFVRYFPTRVKWSNLTLTRTVTTADTAKVLKWLTSLTQRVKRGTGEVVALHPNTRTIIASWDVHGILPVRWQGPDFDSSQSKAGLERLELAHEGLVQK
- a CDS encoding DUF6760 family protein, translated to MTYAPDRLYQEVAYVAYHFHWSRDEVLDLEHLERARWVEQIAGINTRINEGG